The stretch of DNA AGGGAGAAGATTTCTTTGACACCTATTCACCGGTCGCTCAATTGACTACAATTCGCACTTTGATTGCCGTGGCAGCTTCATATAGTCTTATCATTCATTAGATGGATGTTAAGACGAATTTTCTTAATGGAGAGTTAGATGAGgagatctatatggatcagccAGAATGGTTCATTGCGGATGGTCAAGAAAGCAAGGTGTGTAGGCTATTAAAGTCACTATATGGCCTAAAGCAAGCACCTAAACAATGGCATGAAAGTCTGAGAGTACACTTATAGCTGCTGGCTTTGTTGTGAATGAAGCTGACACTTATGTGTATTATCGGTATGGTGGGGGTGAGGCTGTTATGCTATGcctttatgttgatgacattttgaTCTTTGGATCTAATCTCAATGTGATTAAGGAAGTAAAGAAACTTCTTTCGAGTAATTTGAaatgaaagatttgggagaagtTGATGTCATTCTTAACATCAAGCTTAAACGAGAAGGTGATGGTGGGGTAACTCTGTTACAATCCCATTATGTGGAAAAGGTATTAAGTCGCTTTCGGTTTAGTGACTGTGATCCTGCTCCCACACCTTTTGACCCTAGTGGAGTTTGTTGGAGTTGTTTCCAAATTCACTTCAGGATATAGGTCGGGCTTGTGACGGAGCGAAGCGGAGGCCCGTCGCGGTACGGTATATATATGCCCTTGCTGACTTGATTCTCTTGTAAGCCGCCATAGGCGTGTAACCCAAAACTGTTGAGATAGTGAGATTGTTGCCGGCTAGGTTTTTCCCCTTCACATGGAAGGGGTTTTCCACGTAAATCGCGTGTCTTTGTTGTGATTGATTTCGTTTACTTCATACTCCTATACGTTGTTCATAACAAGTAGTTGTGTCATATCTGTTTCAGTAGGTCTGTTTTGTTGTTGCGCAAGATAACTGTTGTCTGTTCCTGTTATGTTTAAGTTCTACGTATATGCCTCTGTTCTACAGTTTTGTTGTTTCACTAGTATCTGCTTTTCTGTTTCAGTACATCTGTTTATCTATTTTGATAGTTATATCATGTTTGGTGCTGTTACAGATAGTTATATACCATGCCATGCTTTGAGGTTTGATATGCTTTATGGATCATGTTTACATAGCGTAATTATGATTCATGTCATGTTTATATTTATCAATAATATCatatatgtcatcatcatattgttaatttatggaattaaaatgaCATGGAAATTGCCTAATATTCTAACAGTTGCTACACTAGGAGACCTAGTTGGACAATCATGTCGTTTCTTGGAGACATCCAGCTCCACGTCCACCATCTTCGGCTGACCCCCGGATCGTCCATTCACGTTAGGTCTACTTGGCTGTTCATTGTCTGTCTCATCATATGTGGGGCAAGGAGTTTCACTTAACTGAGGCTCACTTAACTGAGGAAGGCATCCTTAGTGCCTCCATGATATTGCAATTCACATGGGTTGTCGCAAGCGGCACAAGCTCCTTTGGGTACAGTCGCACACACCAGTTTGTAGCCCTCGATGCCTCCACATCCTATTTTGCAATGTTGAAGTCATAGAAGTTGAACTCAAGCGAATTACACGGTTGGTCATCGTTGTTATGGCAACAAGGAGGTTGTCGTCCTCATCGCATATGGTGAGCTCGTCAATGTTGGTCTTGATGAGCGCTTAGTTGCGTGTGGTCAGCGAGAGGGCATCCCCTGTGGGCATGCCATGGATGTTGCCCAGGTACTTGGTGTCGATGGTGATGTATCTCTGCTTCGCTCGATGACTAGGCGTCCGCTCAGCCACCAGTAGTTGCTAGGGATCCTGCCGGTGACCTCGGATGCAAGATGCAACAAAGCAGGGGCCCAAATGCTAGTGAAAGATGGGGAGGAGCAAAGTGGATTGAGAAAAATTCTGTGGGATCCCCTTCGTTTGAGGGATTGAAGGGGGATTTTGAAggttagataaaaaaaatatagggaAAAGGGATTTAGAAAGAGGATCTGCTGGAGCTATTGTTTTTTCAATACTGTCGAAGTGGATACATTTGCAAGAGACTACACACCTCTCCAATATCTCACACTTCTCCTGATCGATCTTGGTGTTCTGACACCTTCTGTTGTTAGTGATGAGCTCATCCAATTGTATCTGTGATCTTCGCTGTGGATGCTGTTGTTTCAATGGCATGTAACATATGCAGTTGAATCAAGGGTTTATTCTATCAGTTTTGACTATGATGTACGCATGCCTTATTGTGCTGATGCAATGTTTACGAGAGTTTCTCAGAACAATTATGCTGAGAAAAGTTAACAGTTTTGTCAGAGCTTAAAGTATAATCATTGATGCGAATCTGCCCCCAACCATTTTCAGTAATAAACCTATTTGCAGGACTTACTCTATTAAAGTTATGGATCTCTCAAACAGTATTAAAACACTTACAATTTTAAATGTTTCTCCACAGCAGAATATTAATCCATTAGTATTGCCTATGCTTGTGCACTCTGGAAATATAATTTACACAAAGCTATTACCTGAACAGGAAAAATGGTTATAGCTTCAGCTGCTTGTTGCTTCTGATTGAATGAAGTCAGAATGGAATGAAAATGTGCAACCGACGATGTTAATACGGTGAAGATGATCAATAAGGATGATGGAGGTTTCAGTTGCCAAATTGTGGCAGATTGGCTGTACATTATTGTTAGGCCACACTAGGCTGACAGTCAATCACAGCTATGAGTTTTACACAATTGTCACCGTTGGATGGTATCTGGAACACTAGTGTATGGCAAGATTCCAAGATGTACATTTTTATGTAGGGGGAGAAACCCATACTGGGTTGTGGTTGTACAAACATATACTAAGCATCTCTTGTGACTGGCGATGAGAATGCAAACAGCAGACGGGACACTTTGAGTACTTCAAATTGCAGTgccatccacttgagccacccCCCTTGTTTAGCGATTATCACCACCAGTCCAAACTAGAGAGAAAATGGAATAGTCAGTATATCAAATATGAATAACCAATATGTCGCTGCTACACCTAGACCTAGTCAGCTGATCATGTAGCATCAGCAAAATAAACTAGCAGCATCAAATGTTGGACCGTATATTTCAGAGAAAGGAGTCCAAATTGTGGATGAATATACTTGCCTGGTCTCCATGAGGAAGCAACTTCTAGCAAAAGTCTTGACTGATGAGCATATTTCAAGCACAAAAGTGCCTCCAATATTTTGAAGACTTTGTCTCTGATCATAAATGATGTTAGaatttataaaaacaaataaaaggtaataaaaaaaattactatACGCAAAACTAAAATTATTATCTTTGTGTCTAAGGTGCAAGAACAATTAAAAATATACAATAAAAACTATATACAAAGTAGCTGTGAACTTGCAGAGAACAGGTAAAAGCTTTATTTAGATCTCATAATTTTATCTGTGGTCTACTCTATCcaaattaaaatattttttattttttgttcaGACCCTAAGAACCATTTAAATTGGGTTTAAGTTATTTGAGTTAGATCATTTGATTTGTGTTAAGGTTTTTAGGTGCTTTTTCATCAATGGAAACAAATAACAGATAAAAATAGTGCTGTAAAACCTGTAGGTTCGAAAGCAGATTCAAACACATTTTTTCGGAAGCTTGAAGTAATTAGGAGCAATGGTCATATTTTTCTTCAGAATAAAATACAAATTAGATACGATGCTTTTTTcaaattcaacaatatcttAGTTTCTGTAATAAAATTTGCATACACAAAACATATATTCTAGGAAATTTCTACAATCGAGGTATGAATACACAATTTGACAACACTAATTTGGGATGTCACATTATATTGACTAAATAAAGTTGGGTTAATTAGTTGATTTCAACTTGCAGTCACAAGCAAGATCATAGAAATGCAGCCATTAGctttattttttaccactagagCACAACATATATTTTGTAACTAATAGAATGTGTCAAGTCAAATAGTTGTTCTTTACAAATCATTAACAATTCATTTAAAAAGATAGAGAAATTGAAGGTTACCTTGGTAATAATGGGCATCTAGGTCTTTGTCCTCGTCCTTGAGATCACCCAGTTGTTGCTGCAGGCTCTGGGGAAGCAACTTTATACCAGGACAAGACTTGATAGTAAGAGGCCTGAGAGATGAGTATGCTTGAGGCCCATTTGGTAAAGACACCAGGCTTTTGCAACCAGAAAGGCAGAGCTCTTGCAGCGATGCGAGCtctccgaagcaagattccagtgACTGCAAGCTACTGCAGCCCCTAATACTTAATTTTTGGACGGCATCCAGCTGTCCTGAAAGGGCTTGAAGATTGTCGCAGCCAACAATTTCCAAATTCTTGATGGAAGGAGGAAGATCGAGAACCTCTCTCAAGCCATTGCAGTCGAATATTATTAGAGATTCTAGACAAGGAAGGAAGTGATGTTTGGTCGATGACGAAAGCTTAGGAACTGATGTGGATGCCGTGGCGTCGCTGCAGGACCATGACCCTGGAATTAATGCTGATTTGTCGTCCTGTGCTGCAGCAACACCTCGTGAACTCGTACTAGTATCCAGCTGCTTGCTGAATGCGATGGACTCGAGTTTAGGACAGCTGTCAATAAATAATGACTTGAGAGATGCCGGTAGTACACTGCTGGGGACCTCTACCAAACATGCACAATATCGTATAACCAGAGACTCCAGGCGTGGCAGTAGTACACTTTTCCGTTCGGGCGCAGGCTGCTCAGAATAAGCGTGTCTGCGTCCTGTTAGGTTGGGGCATGCCCGAATTCTTAAGCTCCTCAAGGATTCCAGGCTCTGGAACACTTCCTCTGGCCAGTGGACAAGAGCATCACAGCGCCAAATTTGCAAATCTTCAAGCTGCACTAAACATGCCCAAAGCGCCAGAGCACTTGAGTGAGAGAAGAAAACGTTGCACCAGCGTAACTGCATAACTGTGAGAGGGGAAGGGGGTTTATTGTGACTCTGTTTCTCCTCGCCATCCACCAGTTGAATCAAGCTGTCACCATCCAGCCATGCTGCCTCTCTGTTGTCATTGATCCACAACTCCAGTTTCGACATTGACGAAGCAGTGACGATGCAGTTTGCTACCTGTACGAGCATTTGTTGACTACCTCCACGGATCTCCAATTCACTTAGATTTGGTGCTTCAGGGAGACTAGTCAATTCTGGGCACCACCCAATTACAAGCTTCTCAAGCCGAGGAAATGTCACCTCTTCTCCTTGGACTGCCTCCCATCTCTGAAAGGTTTGCATATCATCTAATTTTAATTTCTTCAGCGCTGGAAATGCCGAGCGCCACACTTTATTAATAACTCCTCCTGAAGTATCCTTAATCATTGATGCTTTCGGCAATGCAGTCAGCCTTTGGCAGTTGTATATGGACAACTTCTCAACCTGAGGAAATATTGACTCTTCCCCTTGTAACTCATTGACCCACCATGTCTCAAAATTTGGCATCCAGTACAGTGAAAGCTCCTTCAGTTCCTTAAATGGCGTGACTGGTGCATCACTGCTGCACAGGCAATTAAGACTTTCCAATCCCTCCAAGCTAAGAACCTTTAGAGCTGGTAACTGCCACAGTGGAGGAAGCTCCTTGAGATTCTCGCAGTCCGATAGTGTAAGCTTCACCATTTGTTGCAACGTATTTATCCATGTCGGATACATGCCGCCCCTGTAGTCATATATATCTAGAACCTTCAGACCATCATGAGGCTTGAGGGCCTCCAGCACCTTAGTACTCTTATGTTGTTCTTCCTTTTCTGGAGAAGACGTCCATCTTAATGCCAACCTGGTTAAATCTTTCTTGTTCCCAATATGTGCTGCTTTCGCATCTGCTTCTGCCACATTCTCTAGTTGCCTTAGCTCtagtggaccaccaagctgctcTAACTGACCAAGCTCTCTCACAGTACTGCAACAGGAGCCAGTACCTGCTACAAAACATGTAAGCGTCTGTAGGGAAGTGAGGTGTCCCAACTCAGAGGGTATGCTCTTCAACTCATCACATCCATGAATATACAGGTGACGGAGGCCAGTCATATACTTCATTTCCTTTGGGAGTCGACTAAGTTTGCGGCACTTTGAAAGGTCCAGTGTTTGCAGATTATATAAGATGCTTATTTCTTCAGGAAGTGCTTCAATATCACTAGAAGAGAGATCAAGGTACCTCAGGTGATGCAGATACTTTGGTTTCAAGAATGAACCTCGGCGGATCTTTAGTGCACGTATGGATCTGTATTTTGACAAATGTTTCAGATCTTGATATAAATATCTAGTGCAAATCAGTGTTTGGACAGCTATAGATCCTTTTTCCATAGAAGTATTCAAAATCTCTTCTGGTTTATCAACAGATATAAATAAATGCCGAGCAGAATATGGGAAGTTGTTATCACTCTGACTAGGCTCTGCTACTATGGTAGCACATTCGGCTCCCATAGAAGACTGTGCAACATCATGCATAAGATCATGGATCTTACAAGTAACCTTTGTGTGATGGAATTCAAAAGGGACTCCCTTCACATCCTGAAAAAATGATCTCGAGGCTAGATCCATGAAAATATGTTTACCAGTTATTTCAAAATGAACTCCATGTTCCTCTGGAATAAAACCATTGGCCATCCATAGTTGGATTAGCTTTTCCACATCTATCTCATAGTCCTTGGGGAAAATAGCACAGAAAGCAAAGCATTGCCTCATGTGCGATGGCAACCCATTGTAGCTGAGCTTGAGTATCGGTAAAATTTTAGACTCATCATCGCAAATGGTGCTTTTGCTTAATACAGCATTCCATTCTTTGGCAGTGGTCTTTGTATGAAGCAGCGAGCCCATTGCTGTTGCAGCTAAAGGAGATCCAGCACATCTTTTTGCTATATCACCAACCATTTCAACTAACTTAGTGTCACGTTTGTTTGTTGAACTGAATGCTCTTGTCTCAATAATTTCCTTGATGAAACTTTCTTCTAATCCTTTGAGAATATATAGTTCATTAGTTGTGCCCATTAATTTAGCAACTTCTTGATCACGAGTTGTAGTCAGCACTATGCTGCCGCTGCCACCATGCACTAGGCAGGATTTTAGCTTTCCCCACTTATTGGCATCACGACTCCatacatcatccaagacgaggaGGTACCTCTTCCCGCTCACTACTTCTTTAAGTTTATCCAATGGTGATTTTCCACTTGGATTGCTGGTGTTCTTCTCTTTAGCTTCTTCAACTATGCTTTTAGCTACtaaatcaactacaaagttatcAGAGACACATACCCAGAGCTGCAACTGAAAATGCTTCTTAACTTCAGGGTCATTGTACACAAGCTGAGCTAAGGTGGTCTTGGCCAGCCCCCCCATTCCAACGATGGGAATGACCATAAGCTGCAGATTGCTCGCTTGGTCACCAATCAATTTGTAAACAACCTCCTTCTTCTCTTTGTCTCTGGAGTTGCTAGCAATTTTCTGGGGGTCAATGATGTTTGAATCTGTCTGTCTCCAGTCCTTAGACATTGGTGGCTGTGGTCTGAATTTGAACCTGAAGGCATGCATCTCTGTGATGAGGACCTCCAGTGCTGCAAGAATCTGACAGAGCTTGTTGCCCATCCTGTAAGGGAACACAACACGATTGTGAGTAGGAAAGAGGTTTATTACATCAAACCCAAGCTTCTTGTAGTgtcccttcttcttggcttcgcgGCGGAGTGCCTCATACTTGAACTCATCCAGGACATCATTGGCCTGGTAAGCCACCTTCCGGAGCGCCTCAAGCCAAGCTTTTGGCCCTTCCCTGTGGGCTGCAGCCTGCTCCTCGGCGTCAGCGATCACATCCAGGATGGCAGGCAGCTTGCGTTTGAGGGTCTCATGCTGCTCCTCTATGCCCTCCATCACCTTGTATTGGTCCAGGAGGTAGCTGGAGGCCTTGTCCTTCACCATGGAAACGAGTGGCCCGACCACCATGGTGGCCATAACCTCAGCCATCGGAGCGCTTAGAACACACAACACACGCGAAGGCAGGGTGCACGCAGAGAGAAGCGTGGTTCCaggatgaagatgaagatgggtTCAGCAACTGATTTTGAGGAAAATGGGAAGTGATAATTAATGTGAGCTCTGACCTTGCTTGACAACTAGTATCACGTTCACAGCTGGACAGATGACATGCAGATCGGAGCACATAGATTAACCAACGCATGTGAGAGCATGTGCGTTTTGCACTACAAAACATCCACTTGCATCTTGATTCTCGGTGCCCAGCGGTTGACAAGGGAGCGCAAGATTAGTTTAATCACAAATCATCTATTATTATTACTAGGGAATAGTGCTCCTATAGTGATATGACTTGTCAGTTCACACAGCCAAAAGTAGCACAGCTAATCCCGTCGGCACAGCATCTTGCAGCGCTTGGCTTCTAAATCACGATTGAAAGTATTGTTTCTCATAGATTTAACAGATAAGGTCAAAGTGAATATCTCCATGAGTACTTCTTTTCAGTTTTCAATTTCCTTTCCTTTCAAGGAACTTTTGATTTTTCACACTTATCTTCAATAAAAGGAAATGAACCAAATTCATAGGCATAAGATAAGAATGCATGTGCGTCATCTGTTGGGCTGTCAGCCAGCCATGAGTAAAAGAGGAGAGAATAAAGCTTTTTCCTAAGAAAAAAATGCCGCACAGTGCGGATGTGCGCAATGTTCCAGTCTTGGAGCGCCACTAGGGACGCGAAAGCTGAGGCCGCCGCCAGTACACGTCCACGCCTCCATCCGCAGCAGCAGTCGTTGATCCTTTCCTTTGCCTGTTGCCTCCGTGCGCCAACTGCGCGGACAGTCCGCGCTTCCGTGCGAAGCCGTAGCAACCGGTCCTCGCATCCGTGCgcaaccaccgccgccgccggtctcCTCACGACTTCGCCTTCGGGCGCAGCCGTAGTTGTAGGTCAGCCgcaccagccgccgccgccattgctTCGTCAGGGAGTGAAGGAGAGGGCGAGAGTGGTGAGCACTGGAGCTTTCGATGGGCTAGTGGGCCACGCGTGGTGGAGCTGTGGATGGACCTAGGCTGGTAAATTGAAGTACTTTTAGCGGTTATAGTAGTTGTGGCCTTGTGGGTTAAATGCAGGCCCATCAAAACGTAGCGGCAAAAGTCAATTACTTTAGCAGAACTTGTTCCGAGCAGCTATTTTTGGCTGCAGCCAGTGACTGAAACTTGAGGAAAATATACTAATGCATCCCTAAATATGTATCTAACTCGCTTAATTTTACCATTTTTCAAAAATAACGTAATGGTACACCCTAAATCTTAATCTGGATTATCCACTTATACCATTCTAAAAAGAATactaaattatttttttaaagttTGGTCCTAGATTACCACATTTGTGATTATTAAAAAAACTGAAGTAACCTACACCTAAATCGGCCGCTTCAGCCATGTTAAAAAAATATCTCAAAGTACTCATATGTATTGATCTAAATATACCATCATTAATATAGAAAAATGAATTCAAGGTATACATATATGTCACCATATAttgattatatatatacatatatgcgGGGCTAGGAAAGTGATGAGCAGATCAATTTCCATGGTAAACACATAGTCCCGACTATTGTTCTAACTAAATACATGgttctaaaaagaaaactaaatACATGTAGACATACAATGCAAGAGGAAATATTCATAACTATAGTCTATCATGACTAAAAGATAAAGGCCACATGTGGCGCTATAGGGGAAGACCATACCATCACGGCCATCATCTTTGCCTTCCTCACTAGCATGGATGTCGAGGCCACAGAGCTGCACTTGCACTCACAGTCACATCACGCTCACAAATGTCATGCCTCTTACTGGTAGGTCCAGACGAGCAGGGGGAAGAGACGACCCCACCCGTTCCCTTGCTGGGAGAGCTCACTACTCACAGATGAGCTCATCCCCTGTTCGCCGGCGAGAACAGAGCCTGGTGGTACACAGCATCGACACGTTTGGAACAATGAGGTACTAAACAGAAATAACAGTAAAGAGATGCCATGTTACTACTTACTTGGCATAGCACACCTAGTGCAAGAttgacctaggccttgtttagttcacccaacaaTCAAAAAACatttcaaaatttcccgtcacatcgaatcttgcatcacattcatggagcattaaatatagatgaaaacaaaaactaattgcacagtttgcttgtaaatcgcgagaagaatcttttaagcctagttactctatgattggacaatatttgtcaaataaaaacaaaagtgctatagtgtcaaaatccaaaaactttttggatctaaacaagaccctagtgCAAACATTGCAGCCCCATCCACTTGAGTCACCCCTCGATTAGTGATTACCACAACCAGTCCAAACTAGAGCAAAAATGAAACAGtgaatatatcaaataatacgAATGACTAATATGTTGTTGCTgttggatttattatgggctagacccatttagatttaataaatcaataaactctatggtgtgtaattatggacaatatatattgTACCAAATTGGAAGTCCAAGAGTTGAAGTGGTAGTCAGGCTGACAGTATGGGAGTTTCGACTCAATTATGTGTGAGTTTCAACTCACAATCTACGGGTGTTTCGATAGATAACTGAGGGAGTTTCAACTCCGTGTGAAAACCCTTTAGATGTCTGTCTCCTTAGCCGCTAACAGGGAGTCCcttcccctcctctcctctccagccACAAAGATAAATAGGAGACTCTCATCTCATTGGTATAAAAAAGGAGAACACTCAGAACACAGTTTCATTGCAAAGAAGGAATCCCCATTTCGTAACTCCGCACGCACGGAGGAGCGAGAGGGCAGGTGCCTCCGGAGCCCTTGCCATTCGAGACCTTACACGGGGGATCAGCAAtttggtttttggggagcgtttACACGACTGCCCAACTCCATTGTTGTTGTTCATCTTCTTCTCGGAGGTCTTTTGGTGTTGCCGGTCGCCGCCTTCTCCTTCCCGGTGATTGGTTCGTCGTCTTTGCCTTCGTCTCTACTCCATGGCGATCGAGGAAGGACAAGGTTCTGGAAATCTGAATGCGGGAGTCCTAGGGTATGATCAGTTCATCTCCCTTCAGTTTTATGTCGCTCTGTTTTTGTTTTAGTAGCTCTGTCATGCAGGTTCAGTAGTTGTGTCATATCTGTTTCAGTAGGTCTGTTTTGTTGTTTCGCAAGATATTTGTTGTCTATTCTTGCTATGTTTAAGTTCTGCATATATGCCTCTGTTCTACAGTTTTGTTGTTTCGCTAGTATCtgcttttcttttctgtttcagTACATCTGTTTATCTATTTTGATAGTTATATCATGTTTGGTGTTGTTACAGATAGTTATATACCATGCCATGCTTTGATGTTTGATATGCTTTATGGATCATGTT from Sorghum bicolor cultivar BTx623 chromosome 8, Sorghum_bicolor_NCBIv3, whole genome shotgun sequence encodes:
- the LOC8064088 gene encoding disease resistance protein RGA2, with protein sequence MAEVMATMVVGPLVSMVKDKASSYLLDQYKVMEGIEEQHETLKRKLPAILDVIADAEEQAAAHREGPKAWLEALRKVAYQANDVLDEFKYEALRREAKKKGHYKKLGFDVINLFPTHNRVVFPYRMGNKLCQILAALEVLITEMHAFRFKFRPQPPMSKDWRQTDSNIIDPQKIASNSRDKEKKEVVYKLIGDQASNLQLMVIPIVGMGGLAKTTLAQLVYNDPEVKKHFQLQLWVCVSDNFVVDLVAKSIVEEAKEKNTSNPSGKSPLDKLKEVVSGKRYLLVLDDVWSRDANKWGKLKSCLVHGGSGSIVLTTTRDQEVAKLMGTTNELYILKGLEESFIKEIIETRAFSSTNKRDTKLVEMVGDIAKRCAGSPLAATAMGSLLHTKTTAKEWNAVLSKSTICDDESKILPILKLSYNGLPSHMRQCFAFCAIFPKDYEIDVEKLIQLWMANGFIPEEHGVHFEITGKHIFMDLASRSFFQDVKGVPFEFHHTKVTCKIHDLMHDVAQSSMGAECATIVAEPSQSDNNFPYSARHLFISVDKPEEILNTSMEKGSIAVQTLICTRYLYQDLKHLSKYRSIRALKIRRGSFLKPKYLHHLRYLDLSSSDIEALPEEISILYNLQTLDLSKCRKLSRLPKEMKYMTGLRHLYIHGCDELKSIPSELGHLTSLQTLTCFVAGTGSCCSTVRELGQLEQLGGPLELRQLENVAEADAKAAHIGNKKDLTRLALRWTSSPEKEEQHKSTKVLEALKPHDGLKVLDIYDYRGGMYPTWINTLQQMVKLTLSDCENLKELPPLWQLPALKVLSLEGLESLNCLCSSDAPVTPFKELKELSLYWMPNFETWWVNELQGEESIFPQVEKLSIYNCQRLTALPKASMIKDTSGGVINKVWRSAFPALKKLKLDDMQTFQRWEAVQGEEVTFPRLEKLVIGWCPELTSLPEAPNLSELEIRGGSQQMLVQVANCIVTASSMSKLELWINDNREAAWLDGDSLIQLVDGEEKQSHNKPPSPLTVMQLRWCNVFFSHSSALALWACLVQLEDLQIWRCDALVHWPEEVFQSLESLRSLRIRACPNLTGRRHAYSEQPAPERKSVLLPRLESLVIRYCACLVEVPSSVLPASLKSLFIDSCPKLESIAFSKQLDTSTSSRGVAAAQDDKSALIPGSWSCSDATASTSVPKLSSSTKHHFLPCLESLIIFDCNGLREVLDLPPSIKNLEIVGCDNLQALSGQLDAVQKLSIRGCSSLQSLESCFGELASLQELCLSGCKSLVSLPNGPQAYSSLRPLTIKSCPGIKLLPQSLQQQLGDLKDEDKDLDAHYYQETKSSKYWRHFCA